In Streptomyces venezuelae, the sequence CTGCCACCGTTCGAGCGCCTCCCGGGCCTTGCGCTCGCTCTCCCCGCCCTGCTGCAGGAAGGGCGCGTACCTGGCCTTCATCGTCTCGTCGAGCGCATCACGGACAGTCCGGATCTCCTCCTGCGGGGCAGGCCACTGGAACTCCTGGCCGCCGAGGACATCCTTATGGATTGCCACGAGAATCGCGCGCGGGCGCAGCTGCGGAACGCCGAAGGTACTCGCTTCCAGGACGCGCCATCCACACACCTTGTAACCAGCGCCCTCGTAATGCTTCTCAACGCCGGTCTGGGGATCTACCGCATCGCCGCCTTGCAGCCGGGCCTCTACCCAGGTTCGATACTCCTCGAACTTGTCATCCTTGATTCCGCGAACGTTTTCAATCATGACCGCATGCGGCAGCACTTCATCCACGAGGTCAAGCATGCGCGGAAACAGGTCACGCTCGTCGTCCTTACCCAGCTGCTTACCAGCATGCGAGAAAGGAGGGCAAGGAACACCGCCAGCCAGGAGACTGAGCTCGCCGCGCCGCAAGGGCCGCTCAAAATATTTGAGCGGCTTCTTGAGGTTATCCATGGGCTTGAAGTTGTTCACGTCATCTTGAATGACGTCGCAATAATCTCGCTCGAATTGCCAGCCGTCGCGGTCGTCAACGTTGCGGCGCAGCGTCGCCGCCGCGTGCTGATCGATCTCGACGAGTGCAAGGTGACTGAAACCCGCCTGGTGGAGGCCGATGGCCTGCCCCCCGGCTCCCGCGCAAATCTCAATCGAGGTCAGCGTGTGATCGCCGGCTCCCATCGAGTCCTCCTGGTGTGGCAGATGCAGACAGGCAAGTGTCGCACCTGCCACCGACACCAGCGGCACTTCGGCCCATGCTGACGCACTGGCCTCGCAGCCCAGGGCTCCCACTCGACGCCCTCGTCACACCCTGGCGGCTCCCATGTGATGCAGCAGCGCCCGCATATCGGCGTCGTCCATACCTGCTGCCACAGGCCGCTCCTCCTGCAGATCGCCCAGCTGCCGCACGGCGGGGTCGTCCAGGATGGCGCCCATGAACTCAAGCTTTTCCGCCAGGCGGAGTGTCACCACCTCATCGATGGTCCCGCCGGAGGCGAGCACAGTGACGCGCGTCTCAGTGCCGGGTGCCAGCCCCAGACGGTGGATCCGGTCGAGGCTCTGCAGGAAGCGCCCAGCCATGAAGTCGCGGTCGACATAGACGG encodes:
- a CDS encoding DNA cytosine methyltransferase; translation: MGAGDHTLTSIEICAGAGGQAIGLHQAGFSHLALVEIDQHAAATLRRNVDDRDGWQFERDYCDVIQDDVNNFKPMDNLKKPLKYFERPLRRGELSLLAGGVPCPPFSHAGKQLGKDDERDLFPRMLDLVDEVLPHAVMIENVRGIKDDKFEEYRTWVEARLQGGDAVDPQTGVEKHYEGAGYKVCGWRVLEASTFGVPQLRPRAILVAIHKDVLGGQEFQWPAPQEEIRTVRDALDETMKARYAPFLQQGGESERKAREALERWQGKSGGIAPTLVGGSKKHGGADLGPSRAKAAWRHLGVDALGVANSIVELEKKQSEDRDLFRPDGPMLTVQQAAIIQGFPPEWDFEGDPEREKTPGKTAQYRQVGNAFPPPVAQAVGESIAKVLRLAGPMTIGEPEGGI